One region of Bradyrhizobium diazoefficiens genomic DNA includes:
- a CDS encoding polysaccharide deacetylase family protein, whose product MAKMHPLRTSITMGLTLAALTAIGSVKAADCPRKDALGTSRLLSVDAKTTPRVGLKSFPQTLPLADHEVVLTFDDGPHPPTTSKVLAALAQECVRATFFLLGQHAAEHPDMVKRIAREGHTIGHHTWSHPFLARIPFDKAKAEIDRGIAADEMALHGVSTTAPSTPFFRFPYFESTQAELDWLQSRGIVVFGADLWASDWNEMTPEQELKLITERLAAAGKGIILFHDPKARTAAIMPAFLRYLRENGFHVVHVVPAGTSQKNADAH is encoded by the coding sequence ATGGCAAAGATGCATCCTCTGAGGACCTCGATCACGATGGGCCTGACTCTCGCCGCCCTCACCGCGATCGGCTCAGTCAAGGCCGCGGACTGCCCGCGCAAGGATGCACTCGGCACGTCGCGCCTGCTGAGTGTCGACGCCAAGACCACGCCGCGCGTCGGCTTGAAGAGTTTTCCGCAGACACTGCCGCTCGCCGATCATGAGGTCGTGCTGACCTTCGACGACGGCCCGCATCCGCCGACCACCTCGAAGGTGCTGGCGGCGCTGGCACAGGAATGCGTGCGCGCGACCTTCTTTCTGCTCGGCCAGCACGCCGCCGAACATCCCGACATGGTCAAGCGCATCGCCCGCGAAGGTCACACCATCGGCCATCACACCTGGTCGCATCCATTCCTGGCGCGGATCCCATTCGACAAGGCCAAGGCCGAGATCGACCGCGGCATCGCCGCCGACGAAATGGCGCTGCATGGGGTCTCGACCACGGCGCCTTCGACGCCGTTCTTCCGCTTTCCCTATTTCGAGTCCACGCAAGCCGAGCTCGATTGGCTCCAGTCGCGCGGCATCGTCGTGTTCGGGGCCGATCTCTGGGCCAGCGACTGGAACGAGATGACGCCGGAGCAGGAATTGAAGCTTATTACCGAGCGGCTCGCCGCTGCCGGCAAGGGCATCATCCTGTTCCACGATCCGAAGGCGCGCACCGCCGCCATCATGCCGGCCTTCCTGCGGTATTTGCGGGAGAACGGCTTTCATGTGGTTCATGTGGTCCCGGCGGGGACATCACAGAAGAACGCCGACGCGCATTGA
- a CDS encoding polysaccharide deacetylase family protein gives MIGSSVVVRTRSWTVLLLGLLTAASPAAFAAECPGHPGALGTSRTLVVDPREHPRIGTMQYRETLPLKDHEVVLTFDDGPLPKYSNQVLQILADECIKATFFIIGEQAKANPEGVRKLVAAGHTVGTHSMTHPLTFNKMPIEKIEAEVNGGIAWTSAAMTDPASQLAPFFRIPGLMRAEGVENYLISRGIQVWSADFPADDWRHISPDRVYQLAIQRLEAKGKGILLLHDIQARTVAALPKIIRELKARGYRIVQVVPATADRPATPTTPVEWLLHPPSETTPIARWPSVPNFAFAQTATLPAPGLADLNAQTAHQPLLLPRKTMAQANVAATLPAPGRDLFAIPEGSVEVLLSTTLSRRAATRLAIAAEGPHAGKGKARGRRTAHAVHAAPKHAAQPESAAPHPTRLASLKKRAQ, from the coding sequence ATGATCGGTAGTAGCGTTGTTGTCCGGACGCGATCGTGGACCGTCCTCCTTCTGGGGTTGCTGACCGCAGCGTCGCCGGCGGCCTTCGCCGCCGAATGCCCGGGCCATCCGGGCGCGCTCGGCACCTCCCGCACCCTCGTCGTCGATCCGCGCGAGCATCCGCGCATCGGCACCATGCAGTACCGCGAGACGCTGCCGCTGAAGGACCACGAAGTGGTCCTGACCTTCGACGACGGTCCGCTGCCGAAATATTCAAACCAGGTGCTCCAGATCCTGGCCGACGAGTGCATCAAGGCGACCTTCTTCATCATCGGGGAACAGGCCAAGGCGAACCCGGAAGGCGTGCGCAAGCTGGTCGCGGCGGGCCACACCGTCGGCACGCACAGCATGACCCATCCGCTGACGTTCAACAAAATGCCGATCGAGAAGATCGAGGCCGAGGTCAACGGCGGCATCGCGTGGACGTCGGCGGCGATGACCGACCCGGCGTCCCAACTTGCACCGTTTTTCCGCATTCCCGGCCTGATGCGTGCTGAAGGCGTGGAGAACTATCTGATCTCGCGCGGCATCCAGGTGTGGAGCGCCGATTTCCCGGCCGACGACTGGCGCCACATCTCGCCCGACCGCGTCTACCAGCTCGCGATCCAGCGGCTGGAGGCCAAGGGCAAGGGCATCCTGCTGCTGCACGATATCCAGGCGCGCACGGTGGCGGCGCTGCCCAAGATCATCCGCGAGCTCAAGGCGCGCGGCTATCGCATCGTGCAGGTGGTGCCCGCGACCGCCGACCGGCCAGCGACGCCGACCACCCCGGTGGAGTGGCTGTTGCATCCGCCGAGCGAAACCACGCCGATCGCGCGCTGGCCTTCCGTGCCGAATTTCGCGTTCGCGCAGACTGCGACCCTGCCGGCGCCCGGCTTGGCCGATCTCAACGCGCAGACCGCGCATCAGCCGCTGCTGCTGCCGCGCAAGACCATGGCGCAGGCGAATGTCGCGGCCACCCTGCCCGCGCCCGGCCGCGATCTGTTCGCGATCCCCGAGGGCTCGGTCGAGGTGCTGCTGTCGACGACCTTGTCGCGGCGGGCAGCGACCCGGCTCGCGATCGCAGCCGAAGGGCCGCATGCCGGCAAAGGCAAAGCCCGCGGGCGGCGAACCGCACATGCTGTGCACGCCGCACCGAAGCATGCGGCTCAGCCCGAGAGTGCTGCGCCACATCCGACGCGGCTTGCGAGCCTGAAGAAGCGGGCGCAGTAA
- a CDS encoding TRAFs-binding domain-containing protein, translating into MLGISGVDLRQLFTIFEQRDAIDLASRLDECALIAQRALVLGEPLLSYDFCTFGLGKAADHLRLQQVQCLALARSGAYEQAQQLLERLYSHGHRDEETLGILARTYKDIWLEKRPVTPEHPSLKRSQELYEESYLANGGHWPGINAATLAMYLGQVEKSKQLAAKVRDECLVARTASSGEDHWLAATIGEASLLSGDLEVARSWFQEALAQAELGDRASMRRNARLALEAQGLALKVLGSLFAPVTVAVFTGHRIDGEEQAPPRFPAWREKDVAGAIRAYIENSDAQVGFASAASGGDILFHEAMLGSGRETHVVLPAPPDEFEARSLAADSAEWSARFHSVLKSAQSVIVHSGSVSGDIGYAFNNWVLLGLARSRARQIEGNILAFAIWDGRPGLPGGTSDAVRDWQRFGQPVEWIAPLQAGRSNWNAVQIETTGSKSGRTIGSQRVVSMLFADAVGFSKLSDDQIPLFAEHFLGMVANIIEGQKELPLTRNTWGDGLYLCFATPAGAGRFALDLAEAVRETEWTKFGLPLTLSLRIALHCGPVHEVTDPVLKQREFKGAHVSRAARIEPITPSGSVYCSQPFAALCECENVSEFVCDYVGRIPLAKQFGEFPMFAVRRRQAAKLPI; encoded by the coding sequence ATGCTGGGAATCTCGGGTGTGGACCTCCGACAGCTGTTCACCATCTTCGAGCAGCGCGACGCAATCGACCTTGCAAGCAGGCTGGATGAGTGTGCGTTGATTGCACAACGGGCGCTAGTGCTAGGTGAGCCGCTGCTGTCCTACGATTTCTGTACGTTCGGGCTTGGCAAAGCCGCCGATCACTTGAGATTGCAACAGGTACAGTGCCTGGCTTTGGCACGTTCCGGTGCATACGAACAGGCGCAGCAGCTTCTCGAGCGACTGTACTCGCACGGACACCGGGATGAGGAAACACTCGGTATTCTGGCGCGCACGTACAAGGATATCTGGCTGGAGAAGCGCCCTGTTACTCCGGAACACCCCAGTTTAAAGCGCTCGCAAGAGCTCTACGAAGAGTCCTATTTGGCAAACGGCGGCCATTGGCCGGGAATCAACGCCGCGACGCTGGCGATGTATCTCGGTCAAGTGGAGAAATCGAAGCAGCTTGCAGCCAAGGTTCGCGACGAGTGCCTAGTCGCCAGGACGGCCTCCTCCGGTGAGGATCACTGGTTGGCCGCCACGATAGGCGAAGCATCCTTGTTGTCCGGAGATCTTGAGGTAGCTCGCTCTTGGTTTCAGGAGGCACTTGCTCAGGCGGAGCTAGGCGACCGCGCTTCAATGCGACGAAATGCGCGCCTTGCTCTGGAGGCCCAGGGGCTAGCGCTCAAGGTCCTCGGCAGCCTGTTCGCGCCAGTGACCGTCGCGGTCTTCACGGGACACCGAATTGACGGGGAGGAGCAGGCGCCGCCCCGCTTTCCCGCATGGCGGGAGAAAGACGTCGCGGGCGCAATCAGGGCGTATATCGAGAACTCTGATGCGCAGGTTGGATTTGCCTCAGCGGCCTCTGGGGGGGACATCCTCTTTCATGAAGCGATGTTGGGTTCGGGACGCGAGACACACGTCGTGCTGCCGGCCCCGCCCGATGAATTTGAGGCTCGGTCTCTGGCGGCGGACAGTGCCGAATGGTCGGCACGCTTTCACTCAGTTCTAAAAAGCGCCCAGAGTGTGATCGTACACTCAGGCTCGGTATCGGGGGACATCGGCTACGCGTTCAACAACTGGGTTCTTCTAGGACTTGCCCGTTCACGGGCTCGGCAAATCGAAGGAAACATCCTCGCTTTCGCTATTTGGGATGGGCGGCCGGGCTTGCCGGGAGGAACTTCCGATGCCGTTCGCGACTGGCAGCGATTTGGTCAGCCGGTCGAGTGGATCGCCCCGCTTCAGGCAGGCCGCTCGAACTGGAATGCAGTTCAGATTGAAACGACGGGCTCCAAATCCGGCCGTACGATCGGATCGCAGCGCGTCGTCTCGATGTTGTTTGCCGACGCGGTCGGATTCAGTAAATTGTCCGACGACCAAATTCCGCTTTTCGCCGAGCACTTTCTTGGAATGGTGGCCAACATTATCGAGGGCCAAAAGGAGTTGCCCCTGACCCGCAACACGTGGGGCGACGGTCTTTACCTTTGTTTTGCGACACCAGCCGGCGCCGGGCGCTTTGCGCTGGACTTGGCCGAAGCCGTACGAGAAACGGAGTGGACCAAATTCGGACTGCCTTTAACGCTTTCGCTGCGAATCGCCCTCCACTGCGGTCCGGTCCATGAAGTGACCGATCCTGTCCTCAAACAACGGGAATTCAAGGGTGCCCATGTGAGCCGCGCTGCACGCATCGAGCCGATCACACCATCGGGAAGCGTTTATTGCAGCCAGCCGTTTGCCGCATTGTGTGAATGCGAGAATGTAAGCGAATTCGTCTGCGACTATGTTGGCCGGATACCGCTTGCAAAACAATTTGGCGAATTTCCAATGTTTGCGGTGCGGCGCCGGCAGGCAGCCAAGCTGCCCATTTAA
- a CDS encoding lipopolysaccharide assembly protein LapB: protein MIQAIGEANLCETTAGPPFPGLRPFSYRDHKYFFGRDEQIFELYRLLTRHHFIAVVGSSGSGKSSIIRAGLLPVLDRESEERRHRVWHWTTMRPGLNPINRLAGALATAVQPAGDRFLSARRDRIASILRSSRAGIMESLSDVGVEQGAELVILVDQFEELFRFLTPAQAVADRAEVAKRREESTHFVQLLLDATRSHDSPVRVVLTMRSDFIGDCARFQGLPEAVSAAQFLVPSLTRDQREEAIRKPLELSNTSIEPTLVERLLNDSSDELDQLPLLQHCLARLWTCASRSMHPEPAEPPTSGPPRGPHITEQTYRDVGGTMGAISGHANEIFASLQGAETTIERIFQALAEIDKDGRIIRRARSLNQLLAEAGQPAAEMYAVLDKFRADECSFVVPPLSSLETTEQLPTDTIIDIGHEALLRCWERVCGEPGATGERSDKRDVGWLRREQKDGNHYLFLRSCLDPDSPNESGLSTDQTRRSWTWWQRRKPSEAWAARYGGAFAEVENLVRRSFLASRRSGLKRRAAYAAVALVLPAIIILSAITIQNAHETASIFRVTAKSAKLISHNILEQFNNGRLGLVGAEILHQSADDLYQSVQHIKETTETAALRTEWLLAEADIADAFNKPDQVRNYVEQALKNAKRLAALDPNNRDWQELLYESLFRNGDLELTKFLNLGKNESVADRAAESAMDHYLRSHSAAEKIASLDIPPPGHFEVADVMRSEDDTFRLVFSTNKIGEALLAKGDFSGALAKFQEALEKAADLESSAKMDRRLQSAFTRFKIASVLISAQPPNYSAAILRYNEAIGIEERALSAAPKNHIVRSNLAAALTARAHASSKMASPGRAAVDAAEADFTQAEELRRSLADENPDNPQWLERLAQLRKLYGEHLAQAAHVDGSLVDQAIGQVGREMEVLDRLREIEPAASDWRNNLTSCRKRLNDLQALAAASGSTNRH, encoded by the coding sequence ATGATTCAGGCGATTGGAGAGGCAAACCTGTGTGAGACGACCGCGGGACCCCCCTTCCCCGGACTCCGTCCATTTTCGTATCGTGACCATAAATATTTCTTCGGACGCGATGAGCAGATCTTCGAACTCTACCGCTTGTTGACGCGCCATCATTTCATAGCCGTCGTTGGCAGTTCCGGCAGCGGAAAATCATCTATCATTCGGGCTGGCCTCCTGCCGGTCCTCGATCGCGAGAGCGAAGAGCGTCGGCACCGGGTGTGGCATTGGACGACGATGAGGCCCGGTCTCAACCCGATCAATCGCCTTGCCGGCGCGCTCGCGACCGCGGTCCAGCCGGCGGGCGACAGGTTCTTATCCGCCCGTCGGGACAGAATTGCTTCAATCCTGCGGTCGTCGCGTGCCGGCATCATGGAGTCTCTTTCCGATGTCGGCGTCGAACAAGGTGCGGAGTTGGTCATCCTCGTCGATCAATTCGAGGAGTTGTTCCGGTTTCTGACTCCCGCGCAAGCGGTGGCAGACCGCGCCGAAGTTGCCAAACGCCGCGAAGAGTCGACACACTTCGTGCAGTTGCTGCTTGACGCCACGCGATCTCACGACAGCCCTGTCCGCGTCGTCTTAACGATGCGTTCGGATTTCATCGGCGACTGCGCGCGCTTTCAAGGGCTCCCCGAAGCGGTTAGTGCTGCGCAGTTCCTTGTGCCGTCGCTAACGCGCGACCAGCGTGAGGAAGCAATCCGCAAGCCCCTGGAACTCTCGAACACGTCAATAGAGCCGACGCTCGTCGAACGTCTCCTCAACGACAGTAGCGACGAGCTCGACCAGCTGCCGCTGTTGCAGCATTGTCTGGCGAGACTGTGGACCTGCGCAAGTCGGAGCATGCATCCGGAACCGGCTGAACCTCCGACATCCGGCCCGCCGCGAGGCCCGCATATCACCGAGCAAACTTACCGCGATGTCGGCGGGACCATGGGGGCCATCTCGGGCCATGCCAACGAGATTTTCGCCTCGCTACAGGGGGCAGAGACAACCATCGAGCGCATCTTCCAGGCGCTCGCTGAAATCGACAAAGACGGCAGGATCATCCGGCGCGCACGCAGCCTCAATCAACTGCTCGCCGAAGCGGGCCAACCCGCCGCGGAGATGTATGCGGTCCTCGACAAGTTTCGTGCGGACGAGTGTTCGTTTGTCGTTCCGCCGTTGTCCTCTTTGGAAACGACTGAACAGCTGCCGACCGATACGATCATCGACATTGGGCATGAAGCACTGCTCCGCTGCTGGGAACGAGTATGCGGCGAGCCCGGAGCGACCGGAGAGCGGTCTGATAAACGTGACGTTGGATGGCTTCGGCGCGAGCAGAAGGACGGCAACCACTACTTGTTCCTGCGATCCTGCCTCGACCCCGACAGTCCTAACGAGTCCGGTCTCTCGACCGACCAGACCCGGCGATCCTGGACGTGGTGGCAAAGGCGCAAGCCTAGCGAGGCCTGGGCGGCACGCTATGGCGGCGCTTTCGCTGAGGTCGAGAACCTCGTCAGGCGATCATTCCTCGCATCCCGCAGGTCAGGTCTGAAGCGCCGGGCCGCATATGCCGCGGTGGCGCTGGTCCTGCCGGCAATTATCATCCTCTCCGCAATTACGATCCAAAATGCACACGAGACGGCAAGTATTTTCCGCGTCACTGCCAAGTCCGCCAAACTCATTTCGCACAACATTCTCGAACAGTTCAACAATGGACGATTAGGTTTGGTGGGTGCCGAGATCCTCCACCAATCAGCCGACGATCTCTACCAAAGCGTCCAACATATCAAAGAGACAACCGAAACGGCAGCGTTGCGTACTGAATGGCTTCTTGCCGAAGCCGATATTGCCGATGCCTTCAACAAGCCGGATCAAGTCCGTAACTATGTTGAACAGGCGCTCAAGAATGCGAAGCGCCTCGCCGCGCTCGACCCGAATAACAGGGACTGGCAAGAACTTCTCTACGAGTCCCTTTTTCGAAATGGCGATCTGGAGCTGACCAAATTTTTGAATCTGGGCAAAAACGAATCTGTAGCCGACCGTGCTGCAGAGAGCGCAATGGACCACTATCTTCGGAGCCACTCCGCGGCTGAAAAGATTGCCTCGCTCGACATCCCGCCGCCCGGTCACTTCGAAGTCGCAGACGTCATGCGATCTGAGGACGACACCTTCCGCCTTGTTTTCTCGACCAACAAGATCGGCGAAGCACTTCTGGCGAAAGGAGATTTTTCCGGGGCTCTTGCGAAGTTTCAGGAGGCGCTGGAGAAAGCGGCAGATCTCGAATCCAGCGCAAAGATGGATCGGCGGCTTCAGTCCGCGTTCACCCGGTTCAAGATAGCCTCCGTCCTGATTTCAGCGCAACCGCCGAACTATTCTGCTGCCATTCTCCGATATAACGAGGCCATTGGCATCGAAGAACGAGCACTTTCGGCCGCCCCGAAGAACCACATCGTCCGATCGAATCTAGCAGCCGCCTTGACCGCACGTGCCCACGCTTCATCCAAGATGGCTTCGCCAGGCCGAGCTGCCGTCGATGCGGCAGAAGCAGACTTTACCCAAGCGGAAGAATTGCGCAGGAGCCTCGCCGATGAAAATCCCGACAACCCGCAATGGCTCGAGCGTCTCGCACAACTCCGGAAGCTGTATGGTGAGCATTTGGCGCAAGCGGCGCATGTCGATGGTTCGCTGGTCGACCAAGCGATCGGCCAGGTCGGCCGCGAGATGGAAGTGCTCGATCGACTTAGAGAGATCGAACCGGCGGCGAGCGATTGGCGTAACAACCTGACGTCATGCAGGAAGCGGCTAAATGACCTTCAAGCCCTCGCCGCGGCATCCGGATCCACCAATCGGCATTGA
- a CDS encoding patatin-like phospholipase family protein, translated as MTSAHKTVNLALQGGGAHGAFTWGVLDRLLEDERISFEGICATSAGAMNAVVMAYGLTTGGREGARRALAEYWRRVSELGVWGPLQPTLFDRLTKGRSLETSPAFVFFDMMTRLLSPYQINPLNYNPLRGVLEQTVDFERLRNESIVKLFLCATNVRTGKVKVFENHELTALAVLASSCLPLLFQAIEIDGEAFWDGGYMGNPAIFPVIYGCESTDVVIIHINPISREEIPRTASDILNRLNEISFNSSLMREMRAIAFANRLVGSGLLRGEEIKSMLIHAIEAESIMKELGAASKFNVDWEFLIHLRDVGRVCAENWLQANFSHVGVRSTIDIAARYL; from the coding sequence ATGACCTCCGCACACAAGACGGTCAACCTCGCCTTGCAAGGCGGTGGAGCGCATGGCGCCTTCACCTGGGGCGTCCTGGATCGTCTGCTCGAAGACGAGCGGATATCCTTCGAGGGGATCTGCGCCACCAGCGCCGGCGCGATGAATGCCGTGGTCATGGCGTACGGCCTGACGACAGGCGGTCGCGAGGGCGCAAGGCGCGCGCTCGCGGAGTATTGGCGTCGCGTCAGTGAGCTCGGTGTTTGGGGACCGTTGCAGCCGACTCTGTTCGATCGCCTCACGAAAGGTCGTTCGCTGGAAACGTCGCCGGCCTTTGTCTTCTTCGACATGATGACGCGCCTGCTGTCGCCGTATCAGATCAATCCGCTGAATTACAACCCGCTGCGCGGCGTTCTCGAGCAGACCGTGGATTTTGAACGACTGCGCAACGAGAGCATCGTCAAGCTGTTCCTCTGTGCGACGAATGTGCGCACTGGGAAGGTGAAGGTCTTTGAGAACCATGAACTCACGGCTTTGGCCGTTCTTGCTTCGAGTTGCCTGCCCTTGCTCTTCCAGGCGATCGAGATCGACGGCGAGGCCTTTTGGGACGGCGGGTACATGGGCAATCCAGCAATTTTTCCGGTCATTTATGGCTGCGAGTCGACAGATGTCGTCATCATCCACATCAATCCGATTTCACGTGAGGAAATTCCGCGAACTGCGAGCGACATCTTGAATCGGCTGAACGAGATCAGCTTCAATTCGTCGCTGATGCGCGAGATGCGAGCGATTGCCTTCGCCAACAGGCTCGTTGGCAGCGGACTGCTGCGTGGCGAGGAGATCAAGAGCATGCTGATCCACGCAATCGAGGCTGAATCAATCATGAAGGAGCTCGGCGCCGCCAGCAAGTTCAACGTCGATTGGGAATTCCTGATCCATTTGCGCGATGTGGGCCGCGTTTGCGCCGAGAACTGGCTGCAGGCCAATTTCAGCCATGTTGGCGTTCGCTCGACCATCGACATCGCCGCCAGATATTTGTAA
- a CDS encoding 4Fe-4S dicluster domain-containing protein has protein sequence MAEPVSELVEERNRRWDEPFGDEPLDGKTVARILSLPSFANVDPAEFQAWLPLDKIIANDGRLRKFQRGEVIIRKGDYGNSLFIVLEGGVLTLPSIESETGAARTPKRGVSWWRSIAQLLARAKPPEFRPTRRRQRGRRPVASESAVPSGLGKIEIDDSKQRFSAVALRATEVFGELAALTGRQRTATVVAAENDTLLFELRWQGVRDIRTWSTAFRQRIDQLYRERGLVGRLRESPILRHLDAQALDEIARESLFETYGNTDWTHRFKKERQSDVSRVIEQETVISEQGAHVDGLLLISRGFARVTEHVDYGEQAIDHLSVNDVFGLDEIASIAAGDAGVVLKASLRAIGYVDIIRIPTKLVCKYVLPGLPARPRNNKKAVSRREPVALKMQQEMMDFLVDHRFINGEKAMAINLDRCVGCDDCVKACATAHDNNPRFRRHGFSHHNLMVANACMHCTDPVCLIGCPTGAIHREEGTGTVVINDGTCVGCATCANACPYDNIQMVDIRDKSGAFLLDSEGLTISRATKCDLCADQLTGPACAQACPHDALIRVDIRDSRKLLAWLG, from the coding sequence ATGGCTGAGCCGGTCTCGGAGCTCGTCGAAGAACGTAATCGCCGATGGGATGAACCGTTCGGCGACGAACCGCTCGACGGCAAAACCGTAGCCCGCATTCTCTCGCTGCCAAGCTTCGCGAATGTCGACCCGGCCGAGTTCCAGGCATGGCTACCGCTCGATAAGATCATCGCGAATGACGGGCGCTTGCGAAAATTCCAGCGCGGGGAGGTGATCATCCGCAAAGGCGATTACGGCAATTCGCTGTTTATCGTCCTGGAAGGTGGCGTCCTCACGCTCCCTTCGATTGAGTCCGAGACGGGCGCCGCCCGGACGCCAAAGCGTGGGGTGAGCTGGTGGCGATCGATCGCGCAGCTGCTTGCGCGTGCCAAGCCTCCCGAGTTTAGGCCGACACGGCGGCGGCAGCGCGGGCGCAGGCCGGTGGCGTCCGAATCGGCTGTGCCTAGCGGACTGGGAAAGATCGAAATCGATGATTCCAAGCAGCGGTTTTCGGCGGTCGCTCTCCGAGCGACCGAGGTTTTTGGCGAGCTGGCCGCGCTGACTGGAAGGCAGCGCACGGCCACTGTCGTGGCGGCCGAGAACGACACGCTTTTGTTCGAGCTGCGATGGCAGGGTGTTCGCGACATCCGCACCTGGTCCACGGCGTTCCGTCAGCGCATAGATCAGCTCTATCGCGAGCGCGGTCTGGTCGGCCGACTGCGGGAAAGCCCGATTCTTCGTCATTTGGACGCACAAGCGCTGGACGAGATTGCAAGGGAATCGCTGTTTGAAACCTACGGCAACACCGATTGGACGCATCGCTTCAAGAAAGAGAGGCAGAGCGACGTCAGCCGCGTGATCGAACAGGAAACCGTGATAAGCGAGCAGGGGGCCCATGTTGACGGCTTGCTATTGATTAGCCGGGGCTTTGCCAGAGTGACCGAGCACGTCGACTACGGCGAGCAGGCGATTGATCATCTGTCCGTCAACGATGTTTTCGGCCTGGACGAGATCGCGTCCATCGCAGCCGGAGACGCCGGCGTGGTGTTAAAGGCAAGTCTGCGCGCCATCGGCTATGTCGACATCATTCGGATTCCGACCAAACTGGTGTGCAAATACGTGCTTCCGGGCCTTCCTGCCCGTCCTCGCAACAATAAGAAGGCCGTGTCGAGACGGGAGCCTGTTGCGCTGAAGATGCAGCAGGAGATGATGGATTTTCTCGTCGATCATCGCTTTATCAACGGCGAGAAAGCGATGGCGATCAACCTCGATCGCTGCGTCGGCTGCGACGATTGCGTGAAGGCTTGCGCCACGGCACACGACAACAATCCGCGCTTCAGGCGGCACGGCTTCTCGCATCACAACCTCATGGTTGCCAATGCCTGCATGCACTGCACCGATCCGGTCTGCCTGATAGGTTGTCCAACAGGCGCCATCCACCGCGAAGAGGGGACCGGGACCGTCGTGATCAATGACGGCACCTGTGTCGGCTGTGCTACCTGCGCCAATGCGTGCCCTTACGACAACATTCAGATGGTGGACATCCGCGACAAGTCGGGCGCTTTCCTGCTCGACAGCGAAGGCCTGACGATCAGTCGCGCCACCAAGTGCGACCTTTGCGCCGATCAATTGACGGGACCGGCCTGCGCCCAGGCCTGTCCCCACGATGCCCTGATCCGTGTTGACATTCGCGATTCCAGAAAGTTGCTGGCGTGGCTCGGTTGA
- a CDS encoding cytochrome c family protein yields MTIKPTNLVAPVWLARIATVMLLAGIGVSVARAADPELVVGPNACAECHKKEATIWQRTHHFTTFRDLPNNKDADAIAEKMGVKRLKSESLCLNCHFTTQAPDKVIAGISCESCHSGAKDWVKVHSGFSGKKEGQETKAEIAERWEKSEAAGMIRPTNYYALAKNCLTCHVVPNEKLVNVGGHAAGSSFELVSWSQGEIRHNVWFNKGASNPEASQARKRMLFVVGRVVELEAALIGVSKATAKDTYALKMATRADVARKAVAALANVLPNAPELKAIADVGQGAGLKLNNEAELVAAAGKVSELGQKFSKGYDGSGFAAVDQYIPGADKYKGQVSN; encoded by the coding sequence ATGACAATCAAGCCGACGAATTTGGTGGCGCCCGTCTGGCTGGCGCGGATCGCGACGGTGATGCTTCTCGCTGGAATCGGAGTTTCCGTCGCGCGCGCGGCCGATCCCGAATTGGTTGTCGGACCCAATGCCTGTGCCGAATGCCATAAGAAGGAAGCGACGATCTGGCAGCGAACCCATCATTTCACGACGTTTCGGGACCTTCCCAACAACAAGGACGCAGATGCCATAGCGGAGAAGATGGGCGTCAAGCGGCTGAAATCGGAAAGCCTGTGCCTGAACTGCCACTTTACCACTCAGGCACCCGACAAGGTGATTGCCGGTATTTCGTGCGAGTCCTGCCATTCCGGAGCCAAGGACTGGGTCAAGGTGCATTCCGGGTTCAGCGGCAAGAAGGAAGGGCAGGAAACAAAGGCCGAGATCGCCGAGCGATGGGAGAAGTCCGAGGCGGCGGGCATGATCCGTCCGACAAACTACTACGCTCTCGCCAAAAATTGCCTCACCTGCCACGTCGTACCGAATGAAAAGCTCGTCAATGTCGGCGGACACGCCGCCGGAAGCAGCTTCGAACTTGTGAGCTGGAGTCAGGGCGAAATCCGCCACAACGTCTGGTTCAACAAGGGCGCGTCGAATCCGGAAGCTTCGCAGGCTCGCAAACGCATGCTGTTCGTGGTCGGTCGCGTGGTCGAGCTGGAAGCCGCTTTGATCGGCGTCAGCAAAGCCACCGCCAAGGACACTTATGCATTGAAAATGGCAACGCGAGCCGACGTCGCGCGCAAGGCCGTTGCCGCGCTGGCCAATGTCCTGCCCAATGCGCCGGAGCTCAAGGCGATTGCCGACGTGGGCCAGGGCGCCGGACTGAAGCTGAACAACGAGGCCGAGCTGGTCGCGGCGGCCGGCAAGGTCTCCGAGTTGGGCCAGAAGTTCTCCAAGGGCTACGATGGCTCGGGCTTCGCCGCGGTCGACCAGTACATCCCCGGCGCCGACAAATACAAAGGCCAGGTTTCAAACTAA